From Neisseria musculi, the proteins below share one genomic window:
- the murC gene encoding UDP-N-acetylmuramate--L-alanine ligase, with amino-acid sequence MSGIAEVLHNLGFRVSGSDQAQSAVTQHLSGLGIRVCSGHTADHVADADVVVVSTAVKPDNPEVRAAQERKIPVIPRALMLAELMRFRDGIAVAGTHGKTTTTSLTASILAAAGMDPTFVIGGKLTAAGTNARLGQGEYLVAEADESDASFLHLTPIMSVVTNIDTDHMDTYDHSVEKLHQAFVSFIHRMPFYGKAFLCTDSEHVRAIVPRISKPYATYGLDESADIYATGLRAEGEKMRFSVHVKQEGIEPFEVVLNMPGRHNVLNALAAIGVALEVGASVEAVQQGLLGFAGVGRRFQKYGGIALPGGGRAMLIDDYGHHPVEMAATLAAARGAYPGKRLVLAFQPHRYTRTRDLFEDFVGVLNTVDLLVLTEVYAAGEEPIVAADARALARAVRVLGRLEPIYCEDVNALPGTLLSVLQDGDVVLTMGAGSINKTPQALAGAQAGRQGSGNAV; translated from the coding sequence ATGAGCGGAATCGCCGAAGTGCTGCACAACCTGGGGTTTAGAGTGTCCGGCTCCGATCAGGCGCAAAGCGCAGTAACACAGCATTTGAGCGGTTTGGGCATCCGGGTTTGCTCCGGCCACACTGCAGATCACGTTGCCGATGCCGATGTGGTGGTGGTTTCCACCGCCGTCAAACCCGACAATCCCGAAGTGCGGGCGGCCCAAGAGCGGAAAATCCCCGTGATTCCGCGTGCGCTGATGCTGGCCGAGCTGATGCGCTTCCGCGACGGCATTGCCGTTGCCGGCACGCACGGCAAAACCACCACCACCAGCCTCACTGCCTCTATTCTGGCGGCGGCCGGCATGGATCCGACCTTCGTTATCGGCGGCAAACTCACTGCCGCAGGCACCAACGCCCGCTTGGGGCAGGGTGAATATCTGGTGGCCGAAGCAGACGAATCCGATGCTTCGTTTCTGCATCTTACGCCCATTATGTCGGTGGTGACCAATATCGACACCGACCATATGGACACCTACGACCACAGCGTTGAAAAACTGCATCAGGCGTTTGTGTCGTTTATCCACCGTATGCCGTTCTACGGCAAAGCGTTTTTGTGTACCGACAGCGAACACGTCCGTGCCATCGTGCCGCGTATCAGCAAGCCCTATGCCACTTACGGTTTGGATGAAAGTGCCGATATTTACGCTACCGGCCTGCGGGCGGAAGGCGAAAAAATGCGTTTCAGCGTTCATGTGAAGCAGGAGGGTATCGAGCCGTTTGAAGTGGTGCTGAATATGCCCGGCCGCCACAACGTGCTCAATGCGCTGGCCGCCATCGGCGTGGCGCTCGAAGTTGGCGCATCGGTGGAGGCGGTTCAGCAGGGCTTGCTGGGTTTTGCCGGAGTCGGCCGCCGTTTTCAGAAATACGGCGGCATCGCCCTGCCCGGCGGCGGCAGGGCGATGCTGATCGACGACTACGGCCACCACCCTGTAGAAATGGCCGCTACGCTGGCCGCTGCGCGCGGCGCGTATCCCGGCAAACGTTTGGTGTTGGCCTTCCAGCCGCACCGCTACACCCGCACCCGTGATTTGTTTGAAGACTTCGTGGGCGTGTTGAACACCGTTGATTTGCTGGTGCTGACCGAAGTGTATGCCGCCGGCGAAGAGCCGATTGTGGCCGCCGATGCCCGCGCGCTGGCGCGTGCCGTGCGCGTGTTGGGCAGGCTCGAGCCGATTTACTGCGAAGATGTCAATGCTCTGCCCGGCACCTTGTTGAGCGTGTTGCAAGACGGCGATGTGGTGCTGACCATGGGCGCAGGCAGCATCAACAAAACCCCGCAGGCGCTGGCGGGGGCGCAGGCTGGGCGGCAGGGCAGCGGCAATGCCGTCTGA
- the mraY gene encoding phospho-N-acetylmuramoyl-pentapeptide-transferase: MLLWLAHFSNWFSALNVFQYTTFRAVMAALTALAFSLLLGPWTIRRLTELKVGQAVRHDGPQTHLIKTGTPTMGGSLILTAITVSTLLWGNLANPYIWILLLVLLATGALGFYDDWRKVVYKDPNGVSARFKMVWQSGVALAAGLLLFYVAQNSANNILIVPFFKQIALPLGVVGFVVLAYLTIVGTSNAVNLTDGLDGLAAFPVVLVAGGLAIFAYAGGHAQFAQYLQLPYVAGANEVVIFCTAMCGACLGFLWFNAYPAQVFMGDVGALALGAALGAVAVIVRQELVLVIMGGLFVVEAVSVMLQVGWYKKTKKRIFLMAPIHHHYEQKGWKETQVVVRFWIITIVLVLVGLSSLKIR; encoded by the coding sequence ATGCTTTTATGGCTAGCCCACTTCAGCAACTGGTTTTCGGCGCTGAACGTTTTCCAATACACCACTTTCCGCGCCGTGATGGCCGCCTTAACCGCGCTGGCGTTTTCGCTGCTGCTGGGGCCGTGGACGATACGCAGGCTCACCGAATTGAAAGTCGGCCAGGCCGTGCGCCACGACGGGCCGCAAACCCACCTGATCAAAACCGGCACGCCCACCATGGGCGGCTCGCTGATTCTCACCGCCATCACCGTTTCCACCCTGCTGTGGGGCAATCTGGCCAACCCCTATATTTGGATTCTGCTGCTGGTGTTGCTGGCCACCGGCGCGCTGGGTTTTTATGACGACTGGCGCAAAGTGGTTTATAAAGACCCTAACGGTGTGTCGGCGCGGTTTAAAATGGTGTGGCAGTCGGGCGTGGCACTGGCGGCGGGGCTGCTGCTGTTTTATGTGGCGCAAAACTCGGCCAACAATATTCTGATCGTGCCGTTTTTCAAACAAATCGCCTTGCCGCTGGGCGTGGTGGGCTTTGTGGTTTTGGCTTATCTCACGATTGTGGGCACTTCCAACGCGGTCAATCTCACCGACGGCTTGGACGGTCTGGCCGCTTTCCCTGTGGTGCTGGTGGCGGGCGGTTTGGCGATTTTCGCCTACGCCGGCGGCCATGCGCAGTTTGCCCAATATCTGCAACTGCCCTATGTGGCCGGCGCCAACGAAGTGGTGATTTTCTGCACCGCCATGTGCGGCGCCTGCTTGGGCTTTTTGTGGTTCAACGCCTATCCCGCGCAAGTGTTTATGGGCGATGTGGGTGCGCTGGCCTTGGGCGCGGCCTTGGGCGCGGTGGCGGTGATTGTGCGTCAGGAGCTGGTGCTGGTGATTATGGGCGGCCTGTTTGTGGTGGAGGCCGTGTCCGTGATGCTGCAGGTGGGCTGGTATAAGAAAACCAAAAAACGCATCTTTCTGATGGCGCCCATCCACCACCACTACGAACAAAAAGGCTGGAAAGAAACACAGGTGGTGGTGCGGTTTTGGATTATCACCATCGTGCTGGTGTTGGTGGGCTTAAGCTCGCTGAAAATCCGCTGA
- the ftsW gene encoding putative lipid II flippase FtsW: MITESKILDRKILRSGHKTDQSLLWMVILMVSFSLLMIYSASIAYAAHDGGDQWFYLSRQAAFLGTGALAGLAAFKVPMAKWKKYTPWILFAALLLLAAVLAVGREINGAKRWIHLGPVNLQPTEIFKLATILYLSSFFTRRAEILKQFKKVRFSAVPVGIGLGLIMLEPDFGSFVVVTAVAMGLLFLAGLPWRWFLMMVGIGLASMVALIAVAPYRMARVSAFLNPWEDPLGKGYQLTHSLMAIARGEWFGVGLGASLEKRFYLPEAHTDFILAVIGEEFGFVGISVLIFCYAWLVWRAFSIGKQARDLELFFGAFVAKGIGIWLGIQSFFNIGVNIGLLPTKGLTLPLMSYGGSAVIIMLVCMALLLRVDYENRLKMRGYKVEA; this comes from the coding sequence ATGATTACAGAATCCAAAATCCTCGACCGCAAAATTCTGCGCAGCGGCCACAAAACCGACCAATCGCTGCTGTGGATGGTGATACTGATGGTGTCGTTCAGCCTGCTGATGATTTATTCCGCCTCCATCGCTTATGCCGCCCACGACGGCGGCGACCAGTGGTTTTATCTTTCGCGCCAGGCCGCGTTTCTGGGCACAGGCGCTTTGGCGGGGCTGGCTGCATTTAAAGTGCCGATGGCCAAGTGGAAGAAATACACGCCGTGGATTCTGTTTGCCGCCCTGCTGCTGCTGGCGGCGGTGTTGGCCGTGGGGCGGGAGATCAACGGCGCAAAACGCTGGATACACTTGGGGCCGGTGAATCTGCAGCCCACCGAAATATTCAAGCTGGCAACGATTTTATATTTGTCGAGCTTTTTCACCCGCCGCGCCGAAATCTTGAAGCAGTTTAAAAAAGTGCGCTTTTCCGCCGTGCCGGTGGGCATAGGCTTGGGGCTGATTATGTTGGAGCCGGATTTCGGCTCGTTTGTGGTGGTAACGGCCGTGGCGATGGGGCTGCTGTTTTTAGCGGGGCTGCCGTGGCGTTGGTTTTTGATGATGGTGGGCATCGGCTTGGCCAGCATGGTGGCGCTGATTGCCGTTGCTCCTTACCGTATGGCGCGGGTGTCGGCATTCTTAAACCCGTGGGAAGACCCGCTGGGCAAGGGCTACCAGCTCACCCACTCGCTGATGGCGATTGCGCGCGGAGAATGGTTCGGCGTGGGCTTGGGCGCGAGTTTGGAGAAGCGTTTTTATCTGCCCGAAGCGCATACCGATTTTATTTTGGCGGTTATCGGCGAAGAATTTGGCTTCGTGGGCATTTCGGTGCTGATTTTCTGCTATGCGTGGCTGGTGTGGCGGGCGTTTTCCATCGGCAAGCAGGCGCGCGATCTGGAATTGTTTTTCGGTGCGTTTGTGGCCAAAGGCATCGGCATCTGGCTGGGCATTCAGAGTTTTTTCAATATCGGCGTGAACATCGGCCTGCTGCCCACCAAAGGCTTAACCCTGCCGCTGATGTCCTACGGCGGTTCGGCAGTGATCATCATGCTGGTGTGTATGGCTTTGCTGTTGCGCGTGGACTATGAAAACCGCCTGAAAATGCGCGGCTACAAAGTGGAAGCATAA
- a CDS encoding cell division protein FtsQ/DivIB, which translates to MWDNAGALRRITRWLMILVVAILLGALTVWVYNSPYFPVKQVKIEGEIRRTGSKQLQTVAQKYIRGNIFRADLNGAREAFAKLPWVDKVTVRRRLPDTVEIGLIERIPVARWKESGLLDSNGNLFTAATDEKFPVFSGGAGTGKIMVKHFNEFNAVLKPLGLVVAELEYSPRSAWTVGLDNGISVRLGRENETERLQRFAEMWPGILQAQQGNLAYVDMRYRDGFAVRYHDKRQEPQAGRPSENSASGIELQNRQ; encoded by the coding sequence ATGTGGGATAATGCAGGCGCCCTGAGGCGCATAACCCGTTGGCTGATGATTCTGGTAGTGGCAATACTGCTGGGGGCATTGACCGTTTGGGTTTACAATTCGCCGTATTTTCCGGTGAAACAGGTCAAAATCGAAGGCGAAATACGGCGCACCGGCAGCAAGCAGCTGCAAACCGTGGCGCAGAAATATATACGCGGCAACATCTTCCGCGCTGATTTGAACGGTGCTCGGGAAGCGTTTGCCAAGCTGCCGTGGGTGGATAAAGTAACCGTGCGCCGCCGTTTGCCCGACACAGTCGAAATCGGCCTCATCGAGCGCATTCCTGTGGCGCGCTGGAAAGAATCAGGCCTGCTCGACAGCAACGGCAACCTTTTCACTGCCGCTACCGATGAAAAATTCCCTGTGTTTTCAGGCGGAGCGGGAACCGGCAAAATTATGGTGAAGCATTTCAACGAATTTAACGCCGTTTTAAAACCCTTAGGTTTGGTCGTTGCCGAACTTGAGTATTCACCGCGATCGGCTTGGACGGTAGGGCTGGATAACGGTATTTCCGTGCGCTTGGGTCGCGAAAACGAAACCGAACGCCTGCAACGCTTCGCCGAAATGTGGCCGGGCATTTTGCAGGCGCAGCAAGGCAACTTGGCCTACGTGGATATGCGCTACCGAGACGGATTCGCCGTGCGCTACCACGACAAGCGGCAGGAGCCGCAGGCAGGCAGGCCGTCTGAAAACAGTGCATCAGGCATCGAACTGCAAAACCGACAGTAA
- a CDS encoding phosphoribosylglycinamide synthetase: protein MHLTALAACQKEATPAAPAQAPQQAVAPTSGESLIREPVAAQSQPAQAIQTKTVGNDTIHLTKAKVVGQILNVEFVAVPPKAPDGKYDYFAGSSHKLADFDYIDKTTSKKITLLQDENGKYMADPINNTHHKEIRIPGSTRHPLTISLKFPAPPETSPTITIDFPNIGSFESVPVSR, encoded by the coding sequence ATGCACTTAACCGCATTGGCCGCCTGTCAAAAAGAAGCAACACCCGCTGCGCCTGCGCAAGCACCGCAGCAGGCAGTAGCACCCACTTCGGGTGAGAGCCTGATCCGCGAGCCGGTTGCCGCGCAAAGCCAACCTGCGCAGGCGATTCAAACCAAAACGGTTGGTAACGACACCATCCATCTAACAAAAGCCAAAGTGGTCGGTCAGATTCTGAATGTGGAGTTTGTGGCCGTTCCGCCCAAAGCACCCGACGGCAAATACGATTATTTTGCAGGAAGTTCTCATAAATTAGCCGATTTCGACTATATCGATAAAACCACCAGCAAAAAGATTACCCTGTTGCAAGACGAAAACGGCAAATATATGGCCGATCCCATCAATAATACTCACCATAAAGAAATACGCATTCCCGGCTCCACAAGACACCCGCTAACTATTTCGCTGAAATTCCCTGCCCCGCCCGAGACTTCACCCACCATCACCATTGATTTTCCTAATATAGGTTCGTTTGAATCCGTTCCCGTGAGCCGTTAA
- the murD gene encoding UDP-N-acetylmuramoyl-L-alanine--D-glutamate ligase — MNWQNQKILVAGLGSTGVSMIAYLRRAGAQVAAYDAGLNPGREAQLKQLFKGLNCHTGRLKDVLAQGFDILALSPGISGRTPEIAAFQQNGGRVVGDIEILARIVKARGDKVIAITGSNGKTTVTSLVGHLCAKCGLDTVVAGNIGTPVLEAELQREGRKADVWVLELSSFQLENTESLTPDAAVVLNISEDHLDRYRNLLDYAHTKDKIFGGSGVQVLNADDALCRAMKRSGRRVKWFSLENETDYWADVQTGRLKAGGSVLLDTAAVPLQGLHNAANVLAALALCESIGLPRTGLLQHIQTFKGLPHRVEKVGVKNGITFIDDSKGTNVGATVAAVSGLQSPIVLIAGGQGKGQDFTPLRAALQNKARAVLLIGTDAPQIRRDLSGCGVELMDCETLPEAVQTAYRLAQSGDVVLLSPACASFDMFEGYAHRAEVFVKAFEAL, encoded by the coding sequence ATGAATTGGCAAAACCAAAAAATCCTCGTTGCCGGCCTCGGCAGCACCGGCGTTTCCATGATTGCTTATCTGCGCCGCGCCGGCGCGCAGGTGGCGGCTTATGATGCCGGTTTGAATCCCGGGCGCGAAGCGCAGCTTAAGCAGCTTTTCAAAGGCTTAAACTGCCATACAGGCCGTCTGAAAGACGTTTTGGCGCAGGGTTTCGACATTCTCGCGCTCAGCCCCGGCATCAGCGGGCGCACGCCTGAAATCGCCGCATTCCAACAAAACGGCGGCAGAGTGGTCGGGGACATCGAAATCCTCGCCCGTATCGTGAAAGCGCGCGGCGACAAAGTGATCGCCATCACCGGCAGCAACGGCAAAACCACCGTAACCAGCCTGGTGGGCCACCTGTGCGCGAAATGCGGGCTGGACACTGTGGTGGCCGGCAATATCGGCACGCCCGTGCTCGAAGCCGAATTGCAGCGCGAAGGCAGAAAAGCCGATGTGTGGGTGCTCGAACTTTCCAGCTTCCAGCTCGAAAACACTGAAAGCCTTACCCCCGATGCCGCCGTGGTGCTGAATATTTCCGAAGACCATCTCGACCGCTACCGCAACCTGCTCGACTACGCCCACACCAAAGACAAAATCTTTGGCGGCAGCGGCGTGCAGGTGCTCAACGCCGATGATGCGCTGTGCCGCGCCATGAAGCGCAGCGGCCGCCGGGTAAAATGGTTTTCGCTGGAAAATGAAACCGATTATTGGGCAGATGTTCAAACTGGCCGTCTGAAAGCGGGCGGCAGCGTTTTGCTCGACACCGCCGCCGTGCCGCTGCAAGGCCTGCACAACGCTGCCAACGTTTTGGCCGCGCTTGCTCTGTGCGAAAGCATCGGCCTGCCGCGAACCGGGCTGCTGCAACACATTCAAACCTTCAAAGGGCTGCCGCACCGCGTGGAAAAAGTGGGCGTAAAAAACGGCATCACCTTTATAGACGACAGCAAAGGCACCAATGTCGGCGCTACCGTTGCCGCCGTTTCCGGCCTGCAAAGCCCGATTGTGCTGATTGCCGGCGGGCAGGGCAAAGGGCAGGATTTCACCCCGCTGCGCGCCGCGCTGCAAAACAAAGCCCGCGCAGTGTTGCTGATCGGCACCGATGCGCCGCAAATCCGCCGTGATTTAAGCGGCTGCGGCGTGGAGCTGATGGATTGCGAAACCCTGCCCGAAGCCGTTCAGACGGCCTATCGGCTCGCGCAAAGCGGCGATGTTGTGCTGCTTTCCCCCGCCTGCGCCAGCTTCGATATGTTTGAAGGTTACGCGCATCGGGCAGAAGTGTTTGTTAAGGCGTTTGAGGCGTTGTGA
- the ftsA gene encoding cell division protein FtsA produces the protein MVKGKYISALDIGTSKVIALIGEVHEDNEIHIIGLGQAPSRGLKAGMVTNIDATAQAIKQAMEEAERMADCKVDSVTTGIAGNHIRSLNSQGVVKIKDGEVSQADIDRAIETAKAVNIPPDHNILHTVVQEYIIDNQPGVKEPIGMSGVRLDTRVHIITGAITALQNIQKCVNRCGLHMEQIMLQPLASGQAVLTEDEKDLGVCVIDIGGGTTDIAVYTNGAIRHTAVIPVAGDLITKDLAQALRTPHNAAEYIKINHGVAIATMEGLDEMIEVPSVGDRQPRQISRRVLASVIGPRVEEILELTLNELRRSGFPEEVLTSGVVLTGGASLLTGIVDLAEDVFNLPARIGVPHEIGGVSERIRNPRYATAIGLLQAARGEVSGAPVTGVVAIREPKENWLVRLKEWLKNNF, from the coding sequence ATGGTAAAAGGCAAATACATCAGTGCATTGGATATAGGCACTTCTAAAGTTATCGCATTAATCGGCGAAGTGCACGAAGATAACGAAATCCATATTATCGGCTTGGGGCAGGCACCTTCGCGCGGCCTCAAAGCCGGCATGGTAACCAATATCGATGCCACCGCCCAAGCCATCAAACAGGCCATGGAAGAGGCAGAGCGTATGGCCGACTGCAAAGTCGACAGCGTAACCACAGGTATTGCCGGCAACCATATCCGCAGCCTCAATTCGCAAGGCGTGGTGAAAATCAAAGACGGCGAAGTTTCCCAAGCCGACATCGACCGCGCCATCGAAACTGCCAAAGCCGTCAATATTCCGCCAGACCACAATATTCTGCACACCGTGGTGCAGGAATACATCATCGACAACCAGCCCGGTGTGAAAGAGCCCATCGGTATGAGCGGGGTGCGCCTGGATACCCGCGTGCACATCATTACCGGTGCGATTACTGCCCTGCAAAACATTCAAAAATGCGTCAACCGCTGCGGCCTGCATATGGAACAGATTATGCTGCAGCCGTTGGCGAGCGGTCAGGCCGTGTTAACCGAAGACGAAAAAGACTTGGGCGTTTGTGTAATCGACATCGGTGGCGGCACCACCGACATCGCTGTTTACACCAACGGTGCCATCCGCCATACCGCTGTGATTCCGGTTGCAGGTGATTTGATTACCAAAGATTTGGCACAAGCCTTGCGCACGCCGCATAACGCCGCCGAATACATCAAAATCAACCACGGCGTTGCCATCGCCACCATGGAAGGCTTGGATGAAATGATAGAGGTGCCCAGCGTGGGCGACCGCCAGCCGCGCCAGATTTCCCGCCGTGTTTTGGCCAGCGTAATCGGCCCGAGGGTAGAAGAAATTTTAGAGCTTACCCTTAATGAGCTGCGCCGCAGCGGTTTTCCCGAAGAAGTGCTTACCTCGGGCGTGGTGCTCACCGGCGGCGCATCGCTGCTTACCGGCATCGTTGATTTGGCCGAAGACGTGTTCAATCTGCCCGCCCGTATCGGCGTGCCGCACGAAATAGGCGGCGTTTCCGAGCGCATCCGCAACCCCAGGTATGCCACGGCTATCGGCCTTCTCCAGGCCGCCCGAGGCGAAGTTTCAGGTGCCCCCGTTACCGGGGTTGTAGCCATCAGGGAACCGAAAGAAAACTGGCTGGTCAGGCTGAAAGAATGGTTGAAGAATAATTTTTAA
- the murG gene encoding undecaprenyldiphospho-muramoylpentapeptide beta-N-acetylglucosaminyltransferase encodes MGSKTFMLMAGGTGGHIFPALAVAEALRGHGHHVVWLGSADSMEERIVPKHNIRLETLAIKGVRGNGWKRKLELPFTLFKTVRAAMRVIEKHRVDCVIGFGGFVTFPGGAAAKLSGVPIVIHEQNAVAGLANKQLARWARRVLYAFPRTFANHDGLVGNPVRADISNLPPPAERFAGRKGRLKVLVMGGSLGADVLNQTVPRALALLTESERPQIYHQAGRGKLGTLKTDYEVLNVQAECVEFIDDMAAAYENADVVICRAGALTVAELTAAGVGALLVPYPHAVDDHQTANARFMVQADAGLLLPQSQLTAEKLSEVLWALDRERCLEWAENARTLAMPYSADDVAVTAIAATL; translated from the coding sequence ATGGGCAGTAAAACCTTTATGCTGATGGCCGGCGGCACCGGCGGCCATATTTTCCCCGCACTGGCGGTGGCCGAAGCCCTGCGCGGACACGGGCACCATGTGGTTTGGCTGGGCAGCGCAGACTCGATGGAAGAGCGCATTGTGCCCAAGCACAACATCCGCCTCGAAACGCTGGCGATTAAAGGCGTTCGCGGCAACGGCTGGAAGCGCAAGCTGGAATTGCCGTTTACCTTGTTCAAAACCGTGCGGGCGGCAATGCGGGTGATTGAAAAACACCGTGTCGATTGCGTTATCGGCTTCGGCGGTTTCGTTACTTTTCCCGGCGGCGCGGCTGCCAAGCTGTCGGGGGTGCCGATTGTGATTCACGAGCAAAACGCCGTGGCCGGCTTGGCCAACAAACAGCTTGCCCGCTGGGCGCGCCGCGTTCTGTATGCTTTTCCGCGCACTTTCGCCAACCACGATGGTTTGGTCGGCAACCCCGTGCGCGCCGACATCAGCAACCTGCCGCCGCCCGCCGAGCGTTTTGCGGGGCGGAAAGGCCGTCTGAAAGTGTTGGTGATGGGCGGCAGTTTGGGGGCAGACGTGCTCAACCAAACCGTGCCGCGGGCGCTGGCGCTGCTCACAGAAAGCGAACGCCCGCAGATTTACCATCAGGCGGGGCGCGGCAAGCTCGGCACGCTCAAAACCGACTACGAAGTGCTTAACGTGCAGGCCGAATGCGTGGAGTTTATCGATGATATGGCCGCCGCCTATGAAAATGCCGATGTGGTTATCTGCCGCGCGGGTGCACTCACGGTTGCCGAGCTGACCGCCGCCGGGGTGGGCGCGCTGCTGGTGCCGTATCCCCACGCGGTGGACGACCACCAAACTGCCAACGCCCGCTTTATGGTGCAGGCCGATGCCGGCTTGCTGCTGCCGCAGTCGCAGCTCACTGCCGAGAAACTGTCGGAAGTGTTGTGGGCGCTCGACCGCGAACGCTGTCTCGAATGGGCCGAAAACGCCCGCACGCTGGCCATGCCCTACAGTGCCGATGATGTGGCGGTTACCGCGATTGCCGCCACCTTGTGA
- a CDS encoding D-alanine--D-alanine ligase — protein sequence MQDFGKVAVLMGGFSSERGVSLESGAAVVAALQSKGIDAHPFDPKETPLHELEARGFQTAFNILHGTYGEDGAVQGALELLGIPYTGSGVTASAVGMDKYRCKLIWQALGLPVPEFAVLHDDSDFDAVERGLGLPMFVKPAAEGSSVGVVKVKETGRLKEVYNSLKHLHGEIIAERFIGGGEYSCPVINGKGYPAIRIIPATEFYDYEAKYTRDDTVYRCPADLNAADEALMRSLSVRAAQAIGAEGVVRVDFLKDTDGKLYLLEINTLPGMTGHSLVPKSAAQTGLSFADLCVEILKTAHVG from the coding sequence ATGCAAGATTTTGGCAAAGTTGCCGTGTTGATGGGCGGATTTTCCAGCGAGCGCGGGGTGTCGCTCGAAAGCGGAGCCGCCGTTGTTGCCGCCCTGCAAAGCAAAGGCATAGACGCACACCCGTTCGACCCGAAAGAAACTCCTTTGCACGAGCTGGAAGCCCGGGGCTTTCAGACGGCCTTCAATATTCTGCACGGCACTTACGGCGAAGACGGTGCCGTGCAGGGCGCGCTCGAGCTTTTGGGCATACCCTACACCGGCAGCGGCGTGACGGCTTCGGCCGTAGGCATGGACAAATACCGCTGCAAACTGATTTGGCAGGCACTGGGGCTGCCTGTGCCCGAATTTGCCGTATTGCACGATGACAGCGATTTCGATGCCGTTGAGCGCGGGCTGGGTTTGCCGATGTTTGTGAAACCCGCTGCAGAAGGCAGCAGCGTGGGCGTGGTGAAAGTAAAAGAAACAGGCCGTCTGAAAGAGGTGTATAACAGTCTCAAACACTTGCACGGCGAAATTATTGCCGAGCGTTTTATCGGCGGCGGCGAGTATTCCTGCCCCGTGATTAACGGCAAAGGCTACCCCGCCATCCGCATCATTCCCGCCACCGAATTTTACGATTACGAAGCCAAATACACGCGCGATGATACCGTTTACCGGTGCCCGGCTGATTTGAATGCAGCCGATGAAGCCCTGATGCGCTCGCTGTCGGTGCGTGCCGCACAGGCAATCGGTGCCGAAGGTGTGGTGCGCGTGGATTTCTTGAAAGACACGGACGGCAAGCTGTATCTTCTTGAAATCAATACCTTGCCCGGCATGACCGGCCACAGCCTGGTGCCGAAGTCGGCTGCCCAAACCGGCTTGAGCTTCGCCGATTTATGTGTTGAAATTCTGAAAACCGCTCATGTGGGATAA
- the ftsZ gene encoding cell division protein FtsZ, whose amino-acid sequence MELVYDVVEAAASPAVIKVIGIGGGGCNAINNMILNTVQGVEFISANTDAQSLGRSNAAKRIQLGTNLTRGLGAGANPEIGRAAAQEDREAIADAIRGANMLFITTGMGGGTGTGAAPVVAEIAKEQGILTVAVVTRPFGHEGKRVHIAQEGMDHLKSQVDSLIVIPNDKLMTALGEDITVREAFRAADNVLRDAVAGISEVVTRPGFINLDFADVKNVMSIMGMAMMGSGFAQGIDRARLATEQAISSPLLDDVTLDGARGVLVNITTAPGCLKMSEYREIMKVVDEYAHPDAERKYGTAEDEGMEEDAIRVTIIATGLKENTAAVPNNLRMVKTQQATGTDDGFSNINGLIRSGRSTRSMNLTASDFANQSVLDDFEIPAILRRQAD is encoded by the coding sequence ATGGAATTGGTTTACGATGTAGTAGAGGCCGCCGCAAGCCCTGCGGTTATTAAAGTTATCGGTATCGGCGGCGGCGGTTGTAATGCCATTAACAATATGATCTTAAATACTGTTCAAGGGGTGGAATTTATCAGTGCCAATACGGATGCCCAATCTTTGGGCAGAAGCAACGCTGCCAAACGTATTCAGCTGGGCACCAACCTGACACGCGGCTTGGGTGCGGGTGCCAACCCTGAAATCGGTCGTGCAGCAGCCCAAGAAGACCGAGAGGCCATTGCCGATGCCATCCGCGGTGCCAATATGCTGTTCATTACAACCGGCATGGGCGGCGGAACCGGCACGGGAGCTGCTCCCGTTGTTGCAGAAATTGCAAAAGAGCAAGGAATCCTGACCGTTGCCGTGGTAACCCGCCCGTTCGGCCACGAAGGCAAACGCGTACACATTGCCCAAGAAGGCATGGATCACCTGAAAAGCCAAGTGGATTCCCTGATTGTTATCCCGAACGACAAATTGATGACGGCGTTGGGTGAAGACATTACCGTGCGCGAAGCGTTCCGTGCTGCCGATAATGTATTGCGGGATGCAGTTGCCGGTATTTCCGAAGTGGTGACGCGGCCCGGTTTCATCAACTTGGATTTCGCCGATGTGAAAAATGTGATGAGCATTATGGGCATGGCGATGATGGGTTCAGGTTTCGCGCAAGGTATCGACCGTGCCCGCTTGGCAACCGAGCAGGCCATTTCCAGCCCGCTGTTGGATGACGTAACCCTAGATGGTGCGCGCGGCGTATTGGTAAACATCACCACGGCGCCCGGTTGCCTGAAAATGTCTGAATACCGCGAAATCATGAAAGTGGTGGACGAATACGCACATCCGGATGCCGAGCGCAAATATGGTACTGCCGAAGATGAAGGAATGGAGGAAGACGCTATCCGCGTAACCATCATCGCTACCGGCCTGAAAGAAAACACCGCTGCCGTCCCAAACAACCTGCGCATGGTGAAAACCCAGCAGGCAACCGGTACAGACGATGGTTTTAGCAACATTAACGGCTTGATCCGTTCCGGCCGCAGCACCCGCAGCATGAATTTGACTGCTTCCGATTTCGCCAACCAATCTGTGCTGGACGATTTTGAAATTCCCGCCATTTTACGCCGCCAAGCCGACTAA